The following proteins are co-located in the Alphaproteobacteria bacterium genome:
- the ssb gene encoding single-stranded DNA-binding protein: MAGSINKVILVGNLGRDPEIRTTQNGMKVANIRIATSERWKDRNSGEMQERTEWHSVAIFNEHLVGVAERFLHKGSKVYIEGQLQTRKWTDQQGQDRYTTEIVLNRFRGELQMLDSRGGGDGGGSYAGGGNDASSGGGDYGGGGGGGGRSHDDLDDEIPF; the protein is encoded by the coding sequence ATGGCAGGCAGCATCAACAAGGTCATCCTGGTCGGAAATCTGGGGCGCGACCCGGAAATCAGGACCACGCAGAACGGCATGAAGGTCGCCAATATCCGCATCGCCACCAGCGAACGCTGGAAGGACCGCAATTCCGGCGAAATGCAGGAGCGCACCGAATGGCACAGCGTCGCGATTTTCAACGAGCATCTTGTCGGAGTGGCCGAACGCTTCCTGCACAAGGGGTCCAAGGTATATATTGAGGGACAGTTGCAGACCCGCAAATGGACCGACCAGCAGGGACAGGATCGCTATACGACGGAGATCGTGCTCAACCGGTTCCGGGGCGAGTTGCAGATGCTCGACAGTCGCGGCGGCGGCGATGGCGGCGGTTCCTATGCCGGCGGTGGCAATGACGCTTCCTCGGGCGGCGGCGATTATGGTGGGGGAGGCGGTGGCGGCGGTCGGTCCCACGACGATCTGGATGACGAAATTCCATTCTAG
- a CDS encoding OmpA family protein produces MKMRALATLFGVALLAGACADGRLIETVEKMEPKEKGFKANLQHQYVTLAKIELEEGDRYDAGVFARRAEAAAMGKDVDPDILWDRHYSAKQLDELIGERSRLVYALDSGGRKDFPGIAARAQTQFDCWAQELEENTQPDDIAKCRNGYMLAMQSLDEMMKPSPAEKEPEPAKPAPVAMPEKGPFNVYFEFDSDEVRGAEAGVALVKAANSIRENKISSVVVVGHTDSAGRDGYNQALALRRAENVKEVLVGLDVNPDIIEPVSVGESGQEKPTGDGVREDANRRVVIRLY; encoded by the coding sequence ATGAAAATGCGAGCCCTTGCAACCCTGTTCGGGGTGGCGTTGCTGGCGGGCGCCTGCGCGGACGGCCGGTTGATCGAAACGGTTGAAAAAATGGAGCCGAAGGAAAAGGGATTTAAGGCTAACCTGCAGCATCAGTACGTGACTCTGGCGAAGATAGAACTGGAGGAAGGCGACCGTTACGATGCGGGCGTCTTTGCGCGGCGCGCCGAAGCGGCGGCGATGGGCAAGGACGTTGACCCGGATATTCTGTGGGATCGCCATTATTCGGCAAAGCAGTTGGACGAATTGATCGGCGAGCGGTCCCGCCTTGTTTACGCACTCGATTCGGGTGGCCGCAAGGATTTCCCGGGAATCGCCGCGCGGGCGCAGACGCAGTTCGATTGCTGGGCGCAGGAGCTTGAGGAAAACACCCAGCCGGACGATATCGCGAAGTGCCGCAACGGCTATATGCTGGCCATGCAGTCGCTGGATGAGATGATGAAGCCGTCGCCGGCGGAAAAGGAGCCGGAACCCGCGAAGCCGGCGCCGGTCGCGATGCCGGAAAAAGGCCCGTTCAACGTTTATTTCGAATTCGACAGTGACGAGGTGAGGGGCGCCGAGGCCGGCGTCGCGCTGGTCAAGGCCGCGAATTCGATCCGCGAGAACAAGATTTCCAGCGTTGTCGTTGTCGGGCACACGGATTCGGCGGGCCGGGACGGGTACAATCAGGCCCTGGCATTGCGCCGCGCCGAGAACGTGAAGGAAGTTCTGGTCGGACTGGACGTCAATCCAGATATCATCGAACCGGTTTCGGTCGGTGAATCGGGGCAGGAAAAGCCGACCGGTGACGGCGTCCGCGAGGACGCGAATCGCCGGGTGGTGATCAGACTCTACTGA
- the gyrA gene encoding DNA gyrase subunit A, whose translation MPPIEPSYISIEEEMKRSYLDYAMSVIVSRALPDVRDGLKPVHRRILYSMKESGFDSTRPYRKSARIVGDVMGKYHPHGDQAIYDAMVRMAQGFSMRLPLIDGQGNFGSMDGDRAAAMRYTEARLAASAEALIDDIDKETVDFIDNYDETTSEPSVLPARFPNLLVNGAGGIAVGMATNIPPHNLTEVVNACLAYVDNPAISIAELIELVPGPDFPTGGQILGEAGIRSAYHTGRGSVVMRSRTHVEPLGADREAIVVTEIPYQVNKSRMVERIAEVVRDKTVEGISDLRDESDRDGVRVVIELKRDSITEVVLAQLFRYTPLQTSFGVNMLALVGGRPEQMNLKEIIAAFVDFREVVITRRTVYLLRRARERAHVLAGLLVALANLDPIIDLIRRSPDPAVARERLMAENWEAGDVAPFIALIDDPGRAVIEGRYRLSEIQARAILELRLQRLTGLERDKLTGETEELSGRINDFLTILTDRDRLLEVLREELREISEKYGTPRRTDIQPAEFEHDIEDLIQREDMVVTVTHGGYIKRVPLSTYRAQRRGGKGRTGMSTRDEDFVQEVFVASTHTTVLFFSSRGMVYQLKVYRLPLGSPQARGKAMINLLPLVEGETISTVMMMPEDEESWSRLHVMFSTATGNVRRNLLSDFTNIMANGKIAMKLDEGDQLVRVRTCTDNDTILLATRRGMCIRFPVPDVRVFSGRTSTGVRGIRLDDGDEVIWMSALVQVDIAIEQRDLYLRQANAMRRAIEVEDEEVPESGTTGQLSADVFELLAAREQFVLTVTEKGFGKRTSAYDYRITNRGGKGIVNVDIAKRNDHVVATFPVEPSDQIMLVTDRGQVIRFPVDQVRIAGRRTQGVTLFDVNGEGKVVSVARLRDVGDDDGEVAGDAIVGTEDNTENGTLEDS comes from the coding sequence ATGCCGCCGATAGAACCCTCTTATATTTCCATAGAAGAGGAAATGAAGCGTTCGTATCTCGATTACGCGATGAGCGTCATCGTGAGCCGGGCGTTGCCTGATGTCCGCGACGGTCTGAAGCCGGTGCATCGCCGGATCCTTTATTCGATGAAGGAAAGCGGTTTCGATTCCACCCGGCCGTATCGCAAGTCGGCGCGGATTGTCGGTGACGTCATGGGTAAGTATCACCCGCATGGCGACCAGGCGATTTATGACGCCATGGTGCGGATGGCGCAGGGTTTCTCGATGCGGCTGCCGCTGATCGACGGGCAGGGCAATTTCGGTTCCATGGATGGCGACCGGGCGGCCGCCATGCGCTACACCGAAGCGCGCCTGGCGGCATCGGCGGAAGCGCTGATCGACGATATCGACAAGGAAACGGTCGATTTCATCGACAACTATGATGAAACCACATCCGAACCTTCGGTTCTGCCGGCGCGGTTCCCGAATCTGCTGGTCAACGGCGCGGGCGGCATCGCGGTCGGCATGGCGACGAATATTCCGCCGCACAACCTGACCGAAGTGGTCAATGCCTGCCTGGCTTATGTCGACAATCCGGCAATTTCGATTGCGGAACTGATCGAACTGGTTCCCGGTCCCGATTTTCCAACCGGTGGCCAGATCCTCGGGGAAGCGGGAATCCGTTCCGCGTATCACACCGGGCGCGGCTCGGTGGTCATGCGGTCGCGAACGCATGTCGAACCGCTCGGCGCGGACCGCGAGGCAATCGTCGTTACCGAAATTCCCTATCAGGTGAACAAGTCACGGATGGTGGAGCGAATTGCCGAGGTCGTCCGGGACAAGACGGTCGAGGGGATATCGGATCTGCGCGACGAATCGGATCGGGACGGCGTCCGTGTCGTGATCGAACTGAAGCGCGATTCGATCACGGAAGTCGTGCTGGCCCAACTGTTCCGTTACACGCCCCTGCAGACGAGTTTCGGCGTCAATATGCTGGCGCTGGTCGGCGGCCGGCCGGAACAGATGAACCTGAAGGAAATCATCGCCGCGTTCGTCGATTTCCGCGAAGTCGTTATTACCCGCCGGACGGTCTATCTGCTGCGCCGGGCGCGGGAACGGGCGCATGTCCTGGCCGGCCTGCTGGTCGCGCTGGCGAATCTCGATCCGATCATCGACCTGATCCGCCGGTCGCCGGATCCGGCCGTCGCGCGCGAACGCCTGATGGCGGAAAACTGGGAGGCCGGCGATGTCGCGCCGTTTATCGCGCTGATCGACGATCCGGGCCGGGCGGTGATCGAGGGACGATACCGCCTTTCCGAAATCCAGGCCCGGGCGATTCTGGAGTTGCGGCTGCAACGCCTGACCGGTCTGGAGCGGGACAAGCTGACCGGCGAAACCGAGGAACTGTCCGGCAGGATCAACGATTTCCTGACGATCCTGACGGACCGCGACCGCCTGCTTGAGGTGCTGCGCGAGGAATTGCGGGAAATTTCGGAAAAATACGGCACGCCGCGCCGGACCGATATCCAGCCGGCGGAATTCGAGCACGATATCGAGGACCTGATCCAGCGCGAGGATATGGTCGTGACCGTCACCCATGGCGGCTATATCAAACGGGTGCCGCTATCCACCTACCGCGCCCAGCGCCGCGGCGGCAAGGGACGGACGGGAATGTCCACCCGGGACGAGGATTTCGTGCAGGAGGTCTTCGTTGCGTCGACCCACACCACCGTCCTGTTCTTTTCGTCCCGGGGCATGGTCTACCAGCTCAAGGTCTACCGGTTGCCGCTGGGCAGCCCGCAGGCGCGCGGCAAGGCCATGATCAACTTGCTGCCGCTGGTAGAGGGCGAAACGATTTCGACGGTCATGATGATGCCGGAGGACGAGGAAAGCTGGAGCCGCCTGCATGTCATGTTCTCGACCGCGACGGGTAATGTGCGGCGCAACCTGCTGAGCGATTTCACCAATATCATGGCGAACGGCAAGATCGCGATGAAGCTGGACGAGGGCGACCAGCTGGTCCGGGTCCGGACCTGCACCGATAACGATACCATTCTTCTGGCAACCAGGCGGGGCATGTGCATCCGTTTCCCGGTGCCGGATGTCCGCGTGTTCAGCGGCCGGACGTCGACCGGTGTCCGGGGTATCCGCCTCGATGACGGCGACGAGGTGATCTGGATGTCGGCGCTGGTGCAGGTCGATATCGCAATCGAACAGCGCGATTTATATCTGCGCCAGGCCAATGCAATGCGGCGTGCGATTGAAGTCGAGGACGAAGAGGTTCCTGAATCAGGCACGACGGGCCAGTTGTCGGCGGATGTTTTCGAGCTGCTGGCCGCGCGCGAACAGTTCGTCCTGACCGTCACCGAAAAGGGTTTCGGCAAACGGACGTCCGCTTATGACTATCGGATCACGAACCGGGGCGGGAAGGGCATCGTCAATGTCGATATCGCCAAGCGGAACGACCATGTCGTCGCAACCTTCCCGGTCGAGCCGAGCGACCAGATCATGCTGGTTACCGATAGAGGGCAGGTCATCCGGTTCCCGGTCGACCAGGTCCGGATCGCGGGCCGACGGACCCAGGGCGTCACGCTTTTCGACGTGAATGGCGAGGGCAAGGTCGTCTCTGTCGCGCGGTTGCGCGACGTGGGGGATGACGATGGCGAAGTCGCGGGTGACGCCATCGTCGGCACGGAAGACAATACGGAAAACGGCACTTTAGAGGATTCCTGA
- the coaD gene encoding pantetheine-phosphate adenylyltransferase — MAEGHVGVYAGTFDPITNGHMDIISRAAKHLVDKLIIAVARNPGKGPLFSLDDRVAMVRAELDATSFAARAEVHPFDSLLTDFAGAHGASVLVRGLRAVSDFEYEFQMASMNRYLKPEIETTFLMASDRNQFISSRLVKEICLLNGDIAQFVSPRVAEKLVAKRRAG, encoded by the coding sequence ATGGCCGAAGGGCATGTCGGGGTATACGCGGGAACGTTCGATCCGATCACGAACGGGCATATGGATATCATTTCCCGGGCGGCGAAGCACCTCGTCGACAAACTCATCATCGCGGTCGCCCGCAATCCCGGGAAGGGACCGCTTTTTTCGCTGGATGACCGGGTGGCGATGGTCCGGGCGGAACTGGACGCCACCAGCTTCGCGGCGCGGGCCGAGGTCCATCCATTCGATTCCCTGCTGACCGATTTTGCCGGAGCGCATGGCGCCAGCGTTCTGGTTCGCGGGCTGCGCGCCGTATCGGATTTCGAGTACGAATTCCAGATGGCGTCGATGAACCGCTACCTGAAGCCAGAAATCGAAACCACCTTTCTGATGGCGTCGGACCGGAACCAGTTCATCTCATCACGCCTGGTGAAGGAAATCTGCCTGCTGAACGGCGATATCGCGCAGTTCGTTTCGCCGCGCGTTGCCGAGAAGCTGGTCGCAAAGCGCCGTGCCGGTTAG
- a CDS encoding DUF2336 domain-containing protein: protein MDSAIISGVENAGAVSAQHLVTLARDASPPARSALVEAVTDLPETGDETTTQREREIMFDILRRLVHDTEMVVRRTISTRLAQMPDAPRDLVRLLANDKIEIAYPILTTSGALNDEDLIEIVKFRTFEHQLAVSIRSNLSESVSDTLVETGNRNVIKCLLQNATAKISRATMEYLVEQSEREDIFREPLVRRRDLDRDLAERLFGWVSDSLRQIIIKDWKLDEATVSQLLSKSTAQELPGHEAGTQRQSKAQQLAEQLSEQGLLNQEAVLRVLKNADISLFMAMFAQKTGLPETFIKRIFYDSSGLALAAACKFAKFDKDTFRTIYTYARHARQGSSHSGLKLQKALKFFDEKSPEQIDRIARSWQIHPNPTGMWDLGVG, encoded by the coding sequence ATGGACAGCGCAATAATTTCAGGTGTCGAGAATGCCGGCGCCGTGTCGGCCCAGCATCTCGTCACACTGGCGCGGGACGCCTCGCCGCCCGCGCGAAGCGCGCTTGTCGAAGCGGTAACGGACCTCCCGGAAACAGGCGACGAAACGACGACACAGCGCGAGCGGGAAATCATGTTCGATATCCTGCGGCGGCTTGTCCACGATACGGAAATGGTCGTCCGGCGCACGATCAGCACGCGCCTGGCCCAGATGCCGGACGCGCCCCGCGACCTGGTCCGGTTGCTGGCGAATGACAAGATCGAAATCGCCTACCCTATCCTGACGACCAGCGGCGCACTCAACGACGAAGACCTGATCGAAATCGTCAAATTCCGGACATTCGAGCATCAGCTTGCCGTATCGATCCGCAGCAATCTGAGCGAATCCGTTTCAGATACCCTTGTCGAGACGGGCAACAGAAACGTCATAAAATGCCTGTTGCAGAACGCCACCGCGAAGATATCCCGCGCCACGATGGAGTATCTGGTCGAGCAGTCGGAACGCGAGGATATCTTTCGCGAACCGCTGGTGCGCCGGCGCGACCTGGACCGGGATCTGGCCGAGCGGCTGTTCGGCTGGGTCTCGGATTCCCTGCGGCAGATCATCATCAAGGACTGGAAACTCGACGAAGCGACCGTCTCGCAACTCCTGTCGAAGTCGACCGCGCAGGAATTGCCGGGGCATGAAGCCGGGACGCAGCGGCAAAGCAAGGCCCAGCAACTCGCCGAGCAGCTTTCGGAACAGGGGCTGCTCAATCAGGAAGCCGTGCTCCGGGTCCTGAAAAACGCCGATATTTCCCTGTTCATGGCAATGTTTGCGCAAAAAACCGGGCTGCCTGAAACCTTCATAAAACGCATCTTCTACGATTCTTCCGGGCTCGCGCTCGCGGCGGCCTGCAAGTTCGCGAAGTTCGACAAGGATACGTTCCGGACAATATATACCTATGCACGCCATGCCAGGCAGGGATCGTCGCACAGCGGATTGAAACTGCAGAAGGCGCTGAAATTTTTCGACGAGAAATCGCCCGAACAGATCGACAGGATCGCCCGCAGCTGGCAGATCCATCCGAACCCGACCGGCATGTGGGATTTGGGCGTCGGCTAG
- a CDS encoding DHA2 family efflux MFS transporter permease subunit — protein sequence MLPCSLKACQIVVSEPESIDDLFARFGPAYRWLVTIAGMTAAFTMVLTATIVNVAVPDVMGAFGVGQDKAQFLQTSFITTMTASQLLNAWVVGKLGQRNAFLGVLTLFLAGALICGFSPSLDGIIVGRIMQGFAAGIVQPLVMVTLFQVFPSDRRGFAMGIYGIGLMLALGFGPVIGGITSDALNWRYIFFMPIPLVLASFAMGLIFMPSERPDGPTKRFDWAGYILLCTALFCLMTAIGNGQREGWSSDTILLTIVIGTVAGVSFVVSQFRAGSSLLEMNLLGNPRFASAVVVAFVFGAGNFAITYAIPVFGQLVQGYSPTVAGFLLLPASLIVVVMLPMTGKLSDSVAPAYPIIGGLLLFVLGAYLLADVDINTGFWAVAVFCIVGRFGMAFISPALMASAMRSVPTDKLNAGSGTINFFRQLGGAMGINTLVVALELRTQFHIDAMTATQTAGNAATRELLGRIEGLLSEGGIPVAIQTPISLNHLGQVLHAQAQTQGFQDGFMLIAIVFVIALIPAYILSQARER from the coding sequence GTGCTTCCCTGTAGCCTGAAGGCCTGTCAGATCGTGGTATCCGAACCGGAAAGTATCGACGATCTTTTCGCGCGATTTGGACCCGCCTACCGGTGGCTGGTGACAATCGCGGGAATGACAGCGGCGTTCACGATGGTTCTGACCGCAACGATCGTCAACGTTGCGGTGCCGGACGTCATGGGCGCCTTTGGCGTCGGTCAGGACAAGGCGCAGTTCCTGCAGACGTCGTTTATCACGACAATGACCGCGAGCCAGCTACTCAATGCCTGGGTCGTCGGCAAGCTGGGACAGCGGAATGCCTTCCTCGGGGTTCTGACGCTGTTTCTTGCGGGCGCGTTGATCTGCGGATTCAGTCCCAGCCTGGATGGCATTATCGTGGGCCGGATCATGCAGGGTTTTGCCGCCGGTATCGTTCAGCCCCTGGTGATGGTGACGCTGTTTCAGGTGTTCCCATCGGACCGCCGCGGCTTCGCGATGGGAATCTACGGCATCGGGCTTATGCTGGCGCTGGGTTTCGGCCCGGTCATCGGCGGGATCACCTCGGACGCCCTGAACTGGCGCTATATCTTTTTCATGCCGATTCCGCTTGTCCTCGCGTCTTTCGCCATGGGGCTGATCTTCATGCCGTCCGAGCGTCCCGACGGGCCCACCAAGCGGTTCGACTGGGCGGGGTACATTTTACTGTGCACGGCGCTGTTCTGTCTGATGACGGCGATCGGGAACGGCCAGCGGGAGGGCTGGAGCTCCGACACGATCCTGCTGACCATCGTCATCGGGACAGTGGCCGGCGTCAGCTTCGTCGTATCGCAATTCAGGGCGGGCTCCTCCCTGCTGGAAATGAATCTGCTGGGCAACCCGCGGTTCGCCAGCGCCGTTGTCGTCGCCTTCGTGTTCGGCGCGGGCAATTTTGCGATTACCTACGCCATCCCGGTATTCGGGCAGCTTGTGCAGGGCTATTCGCCGACGGTGGCGGGGTTCCTGCTGCTGCCGGCCAGCCTGATCGTCGTGGTGATGCTGCCAATGACGGGAAAATTGTCGGACAGCGTCGCGCCAGCCTATCCGATCATCGGGGGCCTCCTGCTGTTTGTGCTGGGAGCGTATCTTCTGGCGGACGTGGATATCAATACGGGGTTCTGGGCCGTCGCGGTGTTCTGCATCGTCGGCCGGTTCGGGATGGCCTTCATTTCACCGGCGCTGATGGCGTCGGCCATGCGGTCCGTGCCGACGGACAAACTGAATGCGGGGTCCGGCACGATCAATTTCTTCCGCCAGTTGGGCGGCGCCATGGGAATCAACACGCTGGTCGTGGCGCTGGAACTGCGCACGCAGTTTCATATCGACGCGATGACCGCGACCCAGACGGCGGGAAACGCCGCGACACGGGAGTTGCTTGGGAGGATAGAGGGACTGCTGAGCGAGGGCGGGATTCCCGTCGCGATCCAGACTCCCATATCGCTGAACCATCTCGGGCAGGTGCTGCACGCACAGGCGCAAACGCAGGGGTTCCAGGACGGGTTCATGCTGATTGCAATCGTGTTCGTTATCGCGCTGATTCCCGCCTATATCCTGTCCCAGGCGCGCGAACGGTAA
- a CDS encoding alpha/beta hydrolase: MGFLGIAVAVYGIFIALLYFGQRNLLYHPDQTVPRPADYGVGEMEPIRLKTSDGLELLAWWRPAATAQAPVIAYFHGNAGHIGIRGDKVRAYLDAGYGVLLLSYRYNAGAGGSPAEDLLFSDAGTALGFLRSEGIPDNRIVLYGESLGSGIAVAMAVKHAVGAVVLEAPYSSMPDLAQHHYWYAPSRWLVRDRFDSVSRIAAVTAPLLIVHGEHDTVIPVKYARRLFDAANEPKVFHLIAGARHNNLLEHGLPDIVLKFLEKMFPEAEG; the protein is encoded by the coding sequence ATGGGATTTTTGGGGATAGCGGTCGCGGTTTATGGGATTTTTATCGCCCTGCTGTATTTCGGGCAGCGCAACCTGCTGTACCATCCCGACCAGACGGTTCCGCGGCCGGCGGATTACGGGGTCGGCGAGATGGAACCGATTCGCCTGAAGACTTCGGACGGGCTCGAATTGCTTGCCTGGTGGCGTCCTGCTGCGACAGCGCAAGCACCGGTAATCGCATATTTTCATGGCAATGCGGGCCATATCGGGATTCGGGGGGACAAGGTGCGGGCGTATCTGGACGCTGGCTATGGCGTGCTGCTGCTCAGCTATCGATACAATGCCGGTGCCGGGGGAAGCCCCGCCGAAGATCTGTTGTTTTCAGACGCGGGAACGGCTCTGGGATTTCTCCGGTCGGAAGGTATTCCAGATAACCGGATCGTCCTGTATGGCGAATCGCTGGGCAGCGGGATTGCGGTCGCCATGGCGGTAAAACACGCGGTGGGCGCCGTGGTTCTCGAGGCGCCCTACAGCAGCATGCCGGACCTGGCGCAGCATCATTACTGGTACGCGCCGTCGCGCTGGCTGGTCCGCGACCGTTTTGATTCGGTCTCGCGTATCGCGGCGGTGACGGCGCCGCTGCTGATCGTGCACGGTGAACACGACACGGTGATCCCGGTCAAATACGCCCGCCGCCTGTTTGATGCAGCGAACGAACCCAAGGTGTTTCACCTGATTGCCGGCGCACGGCACAACAATCTGCTGGAACACGGACTGCCGGATATCGTCCTGAAATTCCTGGAAAAAATGTTCCCGGAAGCGGAAGGTTAG
- a CDS encoding molybdopterin-binding/glycosyltransferase family 2 protein, which translates to MNFGDIAVANAKGAILAHRVRCGKNTLKKGRTLSAEDIETLQAAGVETITGAQLEAGDVGEDRAAARIATAIAGDSLDVSAAFTGRVNLYAKADGLVNYDPVRLNALNLIDESATVALLPPYAQVSPRQMVGTVKIIPFAAPEPVVAACEAIATQTAPLVRVAPYRGRPVGLIQTRLPGTKESVLDKTTEVLTQRVVALGGTVTQERRCGHTTGEIEQAIGALTQGGSAMVLIIGASAITDRRDVIPAGIVQAGGIVDHFGMPVDPGNLLLMGHVGDVPVAGLPGCARSPKLNGFDWVLQRMFADIPVRREDIMAMGAGGLLKEIPARPLPRAEAIEGAQEDDDTGRAPRIAAIVLAAGQSRRMGATNKLLAEIDGRAMVNRVVDAVRASKAEPIMVVLGHEADRVRAAIGDDDSLSFTVNPNFPDGLSTSVVSGLNALPAGIDGVIVCLGDMPRVSAAEIDRLIAAFDPLEGRAICIPTHNGKRGNPMLFARRFFDEVREISGDLGARQLTGAYPDLVCEVEMSGDGVLLDIDTPTALAALTA; encoded by the coding sequence ATGAATTTCGGCGACATCGCCGTCGCGAACGCGAAGGGTGCTATTCTTGCGCACCGGGTCCGCTGCGGAAAGAACACGCTGAAGAAGGGGCGGACCCTCTCGGCGGAAGACATCGAAACCCTGCAGGCCGCCGGGGTCGAAACCATTACCGGCGCGCAGCTGGAAGCGGGCGATGTCGGCGAGGACAGGGCCGCCGCCCGGATCGCCACGGCCATCGCCGGTGACAGCCTGGACGTTTCCGCCGCCTTCACCGGCCGCGTCAACCTGTATGCCAAGGCCGACGGGCTGGTCAATTACGACCCGGTCCGGCTGAACGCCCTTAACCTGATCGACGAATCCGCAACCGTCGCCCTGCTGCCCCCCTATGCGCAGGTATCGCCGCGCCAAATGGTCGGCACGGTGAAGATCATTCCCTTTGCCGCGCCCGAACCCGTTGTTGCGGCCTGCGAGGCGATTGCGACCCAAACCGCGCCGCTTGTCCGGGTGGCGCCCTATCGCGGTCGCCCCGTCGGGCTCATCCAGACCCGACTGCCGGGAACGAAGGAATCCGTGCTGGACAAGACAACCGAGGTCCTGACGCAGCGCGTGGTCGCCCTGGGCGGCACTGTCACGCAGGAACGCCGCTGCGGCCACACCACCGGCGAAATCGAGCAGGCCATCGGCGCGCTGACCCAGGGCGGCAGCGCCATGGTCCTGATCATCGGCGCGTCGGCCATCACCGACCGGCGCGACGTGATTCCGGCCGGGATCGTCCAGGCGGGCGGAATCGTCGATCATTTCGGCATGCCGGTCGATCCGGGCAACCTGTTGCTGATGGGGCATGTGGGCGACGTGCCGGTTGCCGGGCTGCCCGGATGCGCGCGCTCGCCGAAGCTGAACGGTTTCGATTGGGTATTGCAGCGGATGTTCGCCGATATCCCGGTACGGCGGGAGGATATCATGGCGATGGGCGCGGGCGGCTTGTTGAAGGAAATTCCGGCGCGCCCCCTGCCCCGCGCCGAAGCGATCGAAGGGGCCCAGGAAGATGACGATACCGGCCGCGCGCCGCGCATCGCCGCCATCGTCCTCGCGGCCGGGCAATCGCGGCGCATGGGCGCGACGAACAAGCTGCTGGCGGAAATCGACGGTCGCGCGATGGTCAACCGGGTGGTCGATGCCGTGCGCGCCTCCAAGGCCGAACCGATCATGGTTGTGCTGGGTCATGAGGCGGACCGGGTTCGGGCCGCCATCGGCGACGACGACAGCCTCTCCTTTACAGTGAACCCGAATTTTCCGGACGGCCTCAGCACATCCGTCGTCAGCGGTCTCAACGCCCTGCCCGCCGGTATCGACGGGGTGATTGTCTGCCTCGGCGACATGCCGCGTGTATCCGCCGCGGAAATCGATCGCCTGATCGCGGCGTTCGACCCGCTGGAAGGCCGGGCAATCTGTATCCCGACCCATAACGGCAAACGCGGCAATCCGATGCTGTTCGCCCGACGTTTTTTTGACGAGGTCCGCGAAATTTCCGGCGACCTGGGCGCGCGGCAACTGACCGGCGCCTACCCGGACCTGGTCTGCGAGGTCGAAATGTCCGGCGACGGCGTGCTGCTGGATATCGACACGCCGACGGCGCTGGCGGCGCTGACTGCCTGA
- a CDS encoding XdhC family protein: MKTTHLTALNDARRSGKATLMITDVESGAQTLVVEGEANGDIPVTAAVQAAIDRARNNDRSRMDEVDGRRLFLQVFNPPRRLIVVGAAHIAQPLVPMATLAGYAVTIVDPRSAWATPERFPDVDIDSRWPDEALDDLKPDARTAVVTLTHDPKLDDPALIAALRSNAFYIGALGGQKTAGKRRERLAAEGFGPADFARINGPVGLDIGAITPAEIAISIMAEITEALHRPEKRAAA, from the coding sequence ATGAAAACCACCCACCTGACGGCCCTCAACGACGCACGGCGCAGCGGCAAGGCCACGCTGATGATCACCGATGTCGAAAGCGGCGCCCAGACGCTGGTCGTCGAAGGGGAGGCCAACGGCGATATCCCCGTAACCGCCGCCGTACAGGCGGCGATCGACCGGGCGCGCAACAACGACCGCAGCCGCATGGACGAGGTCGATGGCCGCCGGCTGTTCTTGCAGGTCTTCAACCCGCCCCGCCGGTTGATCGTCGTGGGCGCGGCCCATATCGCGCAGCCGCTGGTGCCGATGGCGACGCTGGCCGGTTATGCGGTCACCATCGTCGATCCGCGCAGCGCCTGGGCGACGCCGGAACGGTTCCCCGATGTGGATATCGACTCGCGCTGGCCGGATGAGGCGCTGGACGACCTGAAGCCGGATGCGCGCACCGCCGTGGTGACGCTGACCCATGATCCGAAACTGGACGACCCCGCGCTGATCGCCGCCCTGCGGTCGAACGCTTTTTATATCGGCGCGCTGGGCGGGCAGAAAACCGCCGGAAAACGGCGTGAACGGCTAGCCGCGGAAGGTTTCGGACCGGCGGATTTCGCGCGCATCAACGGCCCGGTCGGGCTGGATATCGGCGCGATCACCCCGGCGGAAATCGCCATATCGATCATGGCTGAAATCACCGAAGCGCTGCATCGACCGGAAAAAAGGGCCGCCGCATGA